One Drosophila subobscura isolate 14011-0131.10 chromosome U, UCBerk_Dsub_1.0, whole genome shotgun sequence DNA window includes the following coding sequences:
- the LOC117900084 gene encoding uncharacterized protein LOC117900084, with protein sequence MLIEARPQNQRDLQHIAVVENAAWEQTLPQQFQNPFYKTPRVRDALARSSWFGPGEEVVYDRQAEKIPRMEIYNVLSHAGLIPRRRFF encoded by the exons ATGCTGATCGAGGCACGTCCGCAGAATCAGCGGGATCTCCAGCACATTGCCGTCGTGGAGAATGCCGCCTGGGAGCAGACACTGCCACAACAGTTCCAGAATCCCTTCTACAAGACACCCAGAGTCCGGGATGCTCTAGCCAGATCCAGTTGGTTTGGACCTGGCGAAGAGGTG gTGTACGATCGTCAGGCTGAGAAAATTCCGCGTATGGAAATCTATAATGTGTTATCCCATGCCGGTCTGATACCACGTCGGcgtttcttttaa